From a single Aspergillus puulaauensis MK2 DNA, chromosome 2, nearly complete sequence genomic region:
- a CDS encoding SDR family oxidoreductase (COG:Q;~EggNog:ENOG410PNB7;~InterPro:IPR002347,IPR036291,IPR020904;~PFAM:PF00106,PF13561,PF08659;~go_function: GO:0016491 - oxidoreductase activity [Evidence IEA];~go_process: GO:0055114 - oxidation-reduction process [Evidence IEA]), whose translation MSPKTFIVTGASRGIGLAASKFLLTAPQSHNVVVVARSAEPLQKLKDQYPKQVEVLSGDLADLSLGQTAVDLALKSFGRLDGLVLNHGTLGQVNNIAEADVEQWKQGFDVNFFSLVSFVKAALPALRESKGRIIFTSSGASVSAFKGWGLYGASKAAMNHLALSLGEEEPEVTSLAIQPGLVDTEMQREIREDRVTTMDAQFHSFFTSAHKDRGLLRPEQPGHVIAKAVIGAENSLSGGYFSWNDQALGAFQ comes from the exons ATGTCACCCAAGACCTTCATCGTCACCGGTGCCTCGCGAG GCATCGGTCTCGCAGCTTCCAAATTCCTGCTAACGGCGCCCCAATCCCACAACGTGGTCGTGGTCGCCCGCAGCGCCGAGCCCCTCCAGAAACTCAAAGACCAGTACCCCAAGCAGGTCGAGGTACTCAGTGGCGATCTCGCTGATCTGTCTCTCGGCCAGACAGCAGTCGATCTAGCCCTCAAGTCGTTCGGCCGTCTAGATGGACTGGTTCTTAACCACGGAACCCTAGGCCAAGTGAATAACATCGCCGAGGCCGACGTGGAACAATGGAAGCAGGGATTCGATGTCAATTTCTTCAGCCTGGTCTCTTTC GTGAAAGCTGCACTTCCAGCACTTCGCGAATCCAAGGGCCGGATCATCTTCACTTCATCCGGGGCGTCTGTCTCGGCATTCAAGGGCTGGGGTCTATACGGCGCAAGCAAGGCAGCAATGAACCATCTCGCTCTGAGcctcggggaggaagagcccGAGGTGACGTCTCTAGCGATCCAGCCGGGCCTGGTCGATACAGAGATGCAGCGTGAGATTCGTGAAGACCGCGTTACTACTATGGACGCCCAGTTCCATTCGTTCTTCACTTCGGCTCATAAGGATCGGGGGTTGCTGAGACCGGAGCAGCCTGGGCATGTTATTGCAAAGGCTGTTATTGGGGCCGAGAATTCCTTGAGTGGAGGGTATTTCTC ATGGAATGACCAGGCTCTGGGAGCTTTTCAATAG